AGGAAGACGCGCGCGATCGCGATGCGCTGCTTCTGACCACCGGAGAGGTGGCTGCCCCGCTCACCGACTTGCGTCTCGTAGCCCTCCGGCAGCCCGTCGATGAACTCCGCGATGTTGGCGCGGCGCGCGGCGAGGCGGATCTCCGCCGCGGTGGCGTCGGGGCAGCCGTAGGCGATGTTCTCGGCGATGGTCCCGTCGAAGAGGTAGACGTCCTGCTGCACCAGGCCGATGGACTCACGCAGGCTCCGCTGCGTCACGTCGCGCACATCCTGGCCGTCGATCGTGACCGAGCCGGCGTCCACGTCGTAGAAGCGCGGCAGCAGTGCGCACGTCGTGGACTTGCCTCCCCCGGAGGGCCCCACCAGCGCGATGGTCTCCCCGGGACGGATGTCCAGGGTGAGGCCGCGGATGACCTCGCCCTTCTCGCCCGGAGCGTCCTTTGCGTCGGGGTAGGCGAAGTGGACGTCGCGGTAGCTGATGGCGCCGTCGCTCACGCGCAGCGCCCGCGCGCCCGGGCGGTCCTGGATCTGCGGCTGCTCGTCGAGGACCTCGCAGAAGCGGCGGAAGCCCGCGATGGCCTTCTGGAACGTCTCGGTGAAGTCGAGGATCTGGGTGATCGGAGCGGTGAAGAGCGAGATGTAGAGCGCGTAGGTCGCCAGGTCCGCCGGCTCCATCTGGCCGCGGGCGATCAGCCAGCCGCCGAGGACCACCACCACGGTGTTGAGCGCGCCCATCATGACGGCGATGGCGGCCTGGTAGCGGCCCATGGCGCGGTACATCCGCGTCTTGGAGTCGAGGTAGGCGTCGTTGCTCGCGCGGAACTTCTCGCTCTCCGCGTCCTCGGCGGCAAAGCCCTTGACCACGCGCATGCCGCCGAGCGCGTCCTCCAGGCGGGAGTTGACCCCGGAGATGCGCACGCGGTTCTCGGTGTAGACGGCGCGCATCCGCACGTTGGCCCAGACGTTGTAGGCAACGAGCAGGCAGGCGATAAGGGCGAGCGCGGCCGTGAGCGGCGCGTTGATCGTGGAGAGTATCACGAAGCTGCCCGCTATCTCCACGACGCCTATCAGCAGGAACTCCGGGCCGTGGTGGGCGGCCTCAGAGATGTCAAAGAGGTCGGAGACCAGGCGGCTCATGAGGTCGCCGGAGCGGTTGCGGTCAAAGAACGAGAAGCTCTGGCGCACGTAGGCGTCGAAGAGGTCCTCGCGCATGCGGCTCTCCATGCGCGCACCCATGACGTGGCCCCAGTAGATGACGAAGTAACGGCACACGAAGCGCAGCGCGTACATGGCGACGAGGCCGACGGCGACGTAGGCCAGCACGCCGAGGATGGCGTCCGGGCCCTCCGTGAACAGGCCGCCGGCAAGACCGCGCAGTATCTGTGGGAACGCGAGGTCCACCGCCGCGACCGTGACGGCGGCGGCGATGTCCGTCACGAAGAGGTGCAGCTGGCCTCGGTAGTAAGTGAGAAAGCGCTTGAGCATGGAGCGGCTCCGTCGTCTGGGGTTTGGGGTCCGGCGCACTAGGGTAACACGCGCGAT
Above is a genomic segment from Olsenella timonensis containing:
- a CDS encoding ABC transporter ATP-binding protein, whose translation is MLKRFLTYYRGQLHLFVTDIAAAVTVAAVDLAFPQILRGLAGGLFTEGPDAILGVLAYVAVGLVAMYALRFVCRYFVIYWGHVMGARMESRMREDLFDAYVRQSFSFFDRNRSGDLMSRLVSDLFDISEAAHHGPEFLLIGVVEIAGSFVILSTINAPLTAALALIACLLVAYNVWANVRMRAVYTENRVRISGVNSRLEDALGGMRVVKGFAAEDAESEKFRASNDAYLDSKTRMYRAMGRYQAAIAVMMGALNTVVVVLGGWLIARGQMEPADLATYALYISLFTAPITQILDFTETFQKAIAGFRRFCEVLDEQPQIQDRPGARALRVSDGAISYRDVHFAYPDAKDAPGEKGEVIRGLTLDIRPGETIALVGPSGGGKSTTCALLPRFYDVDAGSVTIDGQDVRDVTQRSLRESIGLVQQDVYLFDGTIAENIAYGCPDATAAEIRLAARRANIAEFIDGLPEGYETQVGERGSHLSGGQKQRIAIARVFLKNPPILIFDEATSALDNESEQAVQESLEELSRGRTTLVIAHRLSTIRGADEIATIEGGRVVERGTHEELLARGGTYARYYEMQFA